A region from the Actinoplanes sp. OR16 genome encodes:
- a CDS encoding alpha/beta fold hydrolase, with protein MTRFEVSVGDRVLAVQVSGAADGTPVFLLHGTPGSGSGPRPRSSLLYRQGIRLISYDRPGYGGSSRLPNRRVVDAAADVRAIANGMDIKRFAVVGRSGGGPHALACAAVLPHRVERAAVLVGLAPSDAADLNWYEGMADQNASKHVAADQGTVEMMHELRALAEQTAANPKSLIEELRTQMSAPDLRFMQSVLYRRLLVKSYAEALRDGPYGWLDDILAFRRDWGFTLDTIVPPVRFWHGAHDTFAPASHSRWLAQRIPRSEVHVQYDAAHFGAMEVLPRILTWLAA; from the coding sequence GTGACTCGGTTTGAGGTGAGCGTCGGCGACCGGGTTCTCGCAGTGCAGGTGTCCGGCGCGGCGGACGGGACCCCCGTCTTCCTGCTGCACGGCACGCCCGGCTCGGGTTCCGGCCCCCGGCCGCGCAGCAGCCTGCTCTACCGCCAGGGCATCCGGCTGATCAGCTACGACCGCCCGGGCTACGGCGGATCCAGCCGGCTGCCCAACAGGCGGGTCGTCGACGCGGCCGCCGACGTCCGGGCGATCGCCAACGGGATGGACATCAAACGGTTCGCCGTGGTGGGCCGTTCCGGTGGTGGGCCGCACGCGCTGGCCTGCGCCGCCGTGCTGCCGCACCGCGTCGAGCGGGCCGCCGTCCTGGTCGGCCTCGCGCCGTCCGACGCCGCCGACCTGAACTGGTACGAAGGCATGGCCGACCAGAACGCCAGCAAGCACGTCGCCGCCGACCAGGGCACCGTGGAGATGATGCACGAGCTGCGGGCCCTGGCCGAGCAGACCGCCGCCAACCCGAAGAGCCTCATCGAGGAGCTGCGGACCCAGATGTCCGCGCCGGACCTGCGGTTCATGCAGAGCGTGCTCTACCGCCGCCTGCTGGTGAAGAGCTATGCCGAGGCGCTGCGCGACGGGCCGTACGGGTGGCTCGACGACATCCTGGCGTTCCGCCGCGACTGGGGTTTCACCCTCGACACGATCGTGCCGCCGGTCCGGTTCTGGCACGGCGCCCACGACACCTTCGCGCCGGCCAGCCACAGCCGCTGGCTGGCCCAGCGGATCCCCCGCTCGGAGGTGCACGTGCAGTACGACGCCGCCCACTTCGGCGCCATGGAGGTGCTGCCGAGGATCCTCACGTGGCTGGCCGCCTGA
- a CDS encoding WYL domain-containing protein, which produces MPYAHDVSVLLHTSLAQAQRRIPPTVGTLTEVATGVRLTARAEHLDGAAQMLAGLGWPFTVERPAELRAEVRALATRLLAHADAGE; this is translated from the coding sequence GTGCCCTACGCCCATGATGTCTCGGTCCTGCTGCACACCAGCCTCGCCCAGGCACAGCGGCGGATCCCTCCCACGGTCGGCACACTCACCGAGGTCGCCACTGGAGTGCGGCTGACCGCCCGAGCCGAACACCTCGACGGCGCCGCCCAGATGCTGGCCGGGCTCGGCTGGCCCTTCACCGTCGAACGGCCCGCCGAACTCAGAGCCGAGGTACGCGCCCTGGCCACTCGCCTGCTCGCCCACGCCGACGCGGGCGAGTAG
- a CDS encoding helix-turn-helix transcriptional regulator, whose translation MPTARVPALLEILQSGGSFSVADLAGRLGVDERTIRRYATHLLDLGIPVEARRGRYGGYRLAPGYKLPPLMLTDEEAVAIVLGLAAGRRAGLVTADHAATESATAKLRRVLPAALARRIDALLATMDVTGPVRHQAPPGIEVLLVLAEAARHRHPVSTYRPGSIRPDTSLPAWPRCPTPMMSRSCCTPASPRHSGGSLPRSAHSPRSPLECG comes from the coding sequence ATGCCGACAGCGCGGGTGCCGGCCCTGCTGGAGATCCTCCAGTCGGGCGGCTCGTTCAGCGTCGCCGACCTGGCCGGCCGGCTCGGCGTCGACGAGCGCACCATCCGCCGCTACGCGACCCACCTCCTCGACCTGGGCATCCCGGTCGAGGCGCGCCGTGGCCGCTACGGCGGGTACCGGCTCGCGCCGGGATACAAGTTGCCGCCTCTCATGCTCACCGACGAGGAGGCGGTCGCCATCGTCCTCGGCCTCGCCGCCGGGCGCCGCGCGGGACTGGTCACCGCCGACCACGCGGCCACCGAGAGCGCCACCGCCAAGCTGCGCCGGGTACTGCCGGCCGCCCTTGCCCGGCGCATCGACGCCCTGCTGGCCACCATGGACGTCACCGGACCGGTCCGGCACCAAGCCCCACCCGGCATCGAGGTGCTGCTGGTGCTCGCCGAGGCGGCCCGCCACCGGCACCCGGTTTCGACGTACCGGCCGGGTTCGATCCGACCGGACACGTCCTTGCCGGCCTGGCCTCGGTGCCCTACGCCCATGATGTCTCGGTCCTGCTGCACACCAGCCTCGCCCAGGCACAGCGGCGGATCCCTCCCACGGTCGGCACACTCACCGAGGTCGCCACTGGAGTGCGGCTGA
- a CDS encoding alpha/beta fold hydrolase has protein sequence MTTFVLVPGFWLGAWAWHSTAAELRRRGHEVYPISLTGLGERAHLARPDTDLDVHVTDVVNLLRYEDLRDVVLVGHSYAGSVVTAAADRVTDRVAQLVYVDTGPLPDGVAQVEFTPPAEHERNAASVADHGDGWRLPPPAWADVAAGVDGVDESIVALLRERSADQPWATATAPVRLTGAWEKLPRLGVLSSFTAEQVPVMAATLPLFRHMAGDGWRYEELPTWHWPMLSRPIELAAILHEARLTA, from the coding sequence ATGACGACATTCGTACTGGTCCCCGGGTTCTGGCTGGGCGCCTGGGCCTGGCATTCGACGGCCGCTGAACTTCGCCGGCGCGGCCACGAGGTGTACCCGATCAGCCTGACCGGCCTCGGGGAGCGCGCTCACCTGGCCCGTCCCGACACCGACCTCGACGTCCACGTCACCGATGTGGTCAACCTCCTGCGCTACGAGGACCTTCGCGACGTGGTCCTCGTCGGGCACAGCTATGCCGGTAGCGTCGTCACCGCGGCCGCCGACCGCGTCACCGACCGTGTCGCCCAGCTGGTCTACGTCGACACCGGCCCGTTGCCCGACGGAGTGGCCCAGGTCGAGTTCACCCCGCCGGCCGAGCACGAGCGCAATGCGGCGTCGGTGGCCGACCACGGTGACGGATGGCGGCTGCCACCGCCGGCGTGGGCCGACGTGGCCGCCGGCGTGGACGGTGTGGACGAGTCGATCGTCGCGCTGCTGCGCGAGCGGTCGGCCGACCAGCCATGGGCGACGGCCACCGCCCCGGTCCGGCTGACCGGGGCGTGGGAGAAGCTGCCCCGGCTCGGCGTGCTGTCCAGCTTCACCGCCGAGCAGGTGCCCGTGATGGCCGCGACACTGCCGCTGTTTCGCCACATGGCCGGCGACGGGTGGCGCTACGAGGAACTGCCGACCTGGCATTGGCCGATGCTCAGCCGGCCGATCGAGCTGGCCGCGATCCTGCACGAGGCGCGGCTGACGGCGTAA
- the fxsT gene encoding FxSxx-COOH system tetratricopeptide repeat protein, whose amino-acid sequence MSKARNGQVITFYSYKGGTGRTMALANVAWILAANGHRVLAVDWDLESPGLHRYFAPFMDPRFLASTGGVVDMINRYEWDSSEPDWDPERLAGYASVQQHSFSLEWDHFRDGGTLDFLSAGQQNPAYDGGLSQIKWDEFYEERGGGQFFDAMRADMKDRYDFTLIDSRTGHSDIAGICTGHLPDVLVDCFTFSDQGIEGAARMARQLHSPRDIRVLPVPMRVDPAEKRKAETGRTVAMREFADLPRGLDEARRRAYWHGVEVPYQAYYAYEETLATFGDAPGAGGTLLSAYEALASHITEGLVTGLPAMNPSLRQQIVTRFERKPFSEADAVLLSGSGLDQVWLEWVEHVLLAAGLRVTHSPDGESPPSAQHLKIISRAEGTDYFTGTPDPSLRAIYTADITPWRSIPTANSAFIAGLGGGAAAEEILKLIGRPAGDLDVVLAGAPRYPGEEPDLVVNLPARNARFTGREAGLRDLRGRLRSGAAVVLFGTQAVALQGMGGVGKTQMALEYAHRYRTAYDVVAWLKADSEENLQNALRELGGRMHLQSEQSGREFARAVVQELGRDKRRYLLILDNAEEPDAIVDYLPHGSAHVLITSRNMSWGDQTQPVQVDVFTRAESIDHLMQRVRGIEEHDAGLVAEQLDDLPIAIAAAAALLDESNIPVEQYLEQIQAEGPSAALVDTAGRPIARTWDLSLKRLQERDRAAYRLFQLCSVLAPEISLDLVYSDQMAEFLKPHNPAVSERMLRGALVQQINRLALLRLDQRPISPGSSDRSGQILIHQVVQDAVRDRMTDEERAEARRQVHQVLAKARPEGEVEDAEHWPRFRMIWPHLDASDAVNSTDEAVRQLLIDRIRYYYVQADLVTGRTRAERVARIWEKQLEAITDPAQAGVLRQQLLQLRFNLANLLRDLGEFKASLEVDEQVLAEQERLLGPDHPHTLMTRGSYAADLRGLGRYPEALDIDVDTYRAWQDQYGDNFPRTLAAQNNLAVSYRLMGQFKLAGQHDEEAWLKRREVNGETNLWTLGTAACLARDWRDAGDFDRSAALLKQTLDDLLETRGPDSRSTLTTKSNYAVSLRSIGRIPEALQLHNEAYDRLLLLFGDENPETVSCRFSRALTLHSANEGGKAVAELSEIHAFWKRKLGDRHPYTLVCRNDLAIAERRLGDLQKARDWIRPTVPELVEVLRPDHPYTLSAQMNLAICEAEPSEGGAGPEVARAMLLAIAADMRRVFGPEHPNTFRHEANLALVEEVLGLEAADERLAALRERVVLRLGDTHPIVSGLDRRRYLYRIIDPHQF is encoded by the coding sequence ATGAGCAAGGCGCGCAACGGACAGGTCATCACCTTCTACTCGTACAAGGGCGGCACCGGCCGGACCATGGCGCTCGCCAACGTCGCGTGGATCCTGGCGGCGAACGGTCACCGGGTCCTCGCCGTCGACTGGGACCTGGAGTCGCCGGGCCTGCACCGCTACTTCGCGCCGTTCATGGACCCGCGGTTCCTGGCCAGCACCGGCGGCGTGGTCGACATGATCAACCGGTACGAGTGGGACTCGTCCGAGCCGGACTGGGACCCGGAGCGGCTGGCCGGCTACGCCAGCGTCCAGCAGCACTCCTTCTCGCTGGAGTGGGACCACTTCCGCGACGGCGGCACCCTCGACTTCCTCTCCGCCGGTCAGCAGAACCCGGCGTACGACGGCGGGCTCAGCCAGATCAAGTGGGACGAGTTCTACGAGGAGCGCGGCGGCGGCCAGTTCTTCGACGCGATGCGCGCCGACATGAAGGACCGCTACGACTTCACCCTGATCGACAGCCGGACCGGGCACAGCGACATAGCCGGCATCTGCACCGGTCACCTGCCGGACGTGCTGGTCGACTGCTTCACCTTCAGCGACCAGGGCATCGAGGGCGCGGCCCGGATGGCCCGGCAGCTGCACAGTCCCCGCGACATCCGGGTGCTGCCGGTGCCGATGCGGGTCGACCCGGCGGAGAAGCGCAAGGCCGAGACCGGCCGGACGGTCGCGATGCGGGAGTTCGCCGATCTGCCGCGCGGCCTCGACGAGGCGCGGCGGCGGGCGTACTGGCACGGCGTCGAGGTGCCGTATCAGGCCTATTACGCGTACGAGGAAACGCTCGCGACCTTCGGCGACGCGCCGGGAGCCGGTGGCACGCTGCTCAGCGCGTACGAAGCCCTGGCCTCGCACATCACCGAGGGCCTGGTCACCGGTCTGCCGGCGATGAACCCGAGCCTGCGCCAGCAGATCGTCACCCGGTTCGAGCGCAAGCCGTTCTCCGAGGCCGACGCGGTGCTGCTCTCCGGCTCCGGCCTGGACCAGGTGTGGTTGGAATGGGTGGAGCACGTGCTGCTCGCCGCCGGGCTGCGGGTGACGCACTCGCCGGACGGGGAATCGCCGCCCAGCGCCCAGCACCTGAAGATCATCTCCAGGGCGGAGGGCACCGACTACTTCACCGGTACGCCGGACCCGAGCCTGCGGGCGATCTACACGGCCGACATCACGCCGTGGCGCAGCATCCCCACCGCGAACTCGGCCTTCATCGCCGGGCTCGGCGGTGGCGCCGCGGCCGAGGAGATCCTGAAGCTGATCGGCCGGCCGGCCGGCGACCTGGACGTGGTGTTGGCCGGAGCGCCGCGCTATCCCGGCGAGGAACCGGACCTGGTGGTCAACCTGCCGGCCCGCAACGCCCGCTTCACCGGTCGTGAAGCCGGGCTGCGCGACCTGCGCGGGCGGCTGCGTTCCGGGGCGGCGGTGGTGCTCTTCGGCACCCAGGCGGTCGCCCTGCAGGGCATGGGCGGCGTCGGCAAGACGCAGATGGCGCTGGAGTACGCGCACCGCTACCGCACCGCGTACGACGTGGTCGCGTGGCTGAAGGCGGACAGCGAGGAGAACCTGCAGAACGCCCTGCGTGAGCTCGGCGGGCGAATGCACCTGCAGTCCGAGCAGTCCGGCCGGGAGTTCGCCAGGGCGGTGGTCCAGGAGCTCGGCCGGGACAAGCGGCGCTACCTGCTGATCCTGGACAACGCCGAGGAGCCGGACGCGATCGTCGACTACCTGCCGCACGGCTCCGCGCACGTCCTGATCACCTCACGGAACATGTCCTGGGGCGACCAGACCCAGCCGGTGCAGGTCGACGTCTTCACCCGGGCCGAGAGCATCGATCACCTGATGCAGCGGGTCCGGGGCATCGAGGAGCACGACGCCGGGCTCGTCGCCGAGCAGCTCGACGACCTGCCGATCGCGATCGCCGCGGCGGCCGCGCTGCTCGACGAGTCGAACATCCCGGTCGAGCAGTACCTCGAGCAGATCCAGGCGGAGGGGCCGAGCGCCGCGCTGGTCGACACCGCCGGCCGGCCGATCGCACGGACCTGGGACCTGTCGCTGAAACGGCTGCAGGAACGGGACCGGGCGGCGTACCGGCTCTTCCAGCTCTGCAGCGTGCTGGCCCCGGAGATCTCGCTCGACCTGGTCTACAGCGACCAGATGGCGGAGTTCCTCAAGCCGCACAACCCGGCCGTCTCCGAGCGGATGCTGCGCGGCGCGCTGGTCCAGCAGATCAACCGGCTGGCGCTGCTGCGGCTCGACCAGCGGCCCATCTCGCCGGGCAGCAGCGACCGCAGTGGACAGATCCTCATCCACCAGGTGGTGCAGGACGCGGTCCGGGACCGGATGACCGACGAGGAGCGGGCCGAGGCCCGGCGGCAGGTGCACCAGGTGCTGGCCAAGGCGCGTCCCGAGGGCGAGGTGGAGGACGCGGAGCACTGGCCCCGGTTCCGGATGATCTGGCCGCACCTGGACGCGTCCGACGCGGTGAACAGCACCGACGAGGCGGTCCGCCAGCTGCTGATCGACCGGATCCGGTACTACTACGTGCAGGCCGACCTGGTCACCGGCCGCACCCGCGCCGAGCGGGTCGCCCGGATCTGGGAGAAGCAGCTCGAGGCGATCACCGACCCGGCGCAGGCGGGCGTGCTGCGCCAGCAGCTGCTGCAGCTGCGGTTCAACCTGGCCAACCTGCTGCGCGACCTCGGCGAGTTCAAGGCGTCGCTGGAGGTGGACGAGCAGGTGCTGGCCGAGCAGGAGCGGCTGCTGGGCCCGGACCACCCGCACACCCTGATGACCCGGGGCAGCTACGCGGCCGACCTGCGCGGCCTCGGGCGCTACCCGGAGGCGCTCGACATCGACGTCGACACCTACCGCGCCTGGCAGGACCAGTACGGCGACAACTTCCCGCGCACCCTGGCCGCGCAGAACAACCTCGCCGTCTCGTACCGGCTGATGGGCCAGTTCAAGCTGGCCGGCCAGCACGACGAGGAGGCCTGGCTCAAGCGCCGCGAGGTGAACGGCGAGACCAACCTGTGGACTCTCGGCACGGCGGCCTGCCTGGCCCGCGACTGGCGCGACGCCGGCGACTTCGACCGGTCCGCCGCCCTGCTCAAGCAGACCCTCGACGACCTGCTGGAGACCCGCGGCCCGGACTCGCGGTCGACGCTGACCACGAAGTCCAACTACGCCGTCTCGTTGCGCAGCATCGGCCGGATCCCGGAGGCGCTGCAACTGCACAACGAGGCGTACGACCGGCTCCTGCTGCTCTTCGGCGACGAGAACCCGGAGACGGTGAGCTGCCGGTTCAGCCGTGCGCTCACCCTGCACAGCGCCAACGAGGGCGGCAAGGCGGTGGCCGAACTGTCGGAGATCCACGCCTTCTGGAAGCGCAAACTCGGCGACCGGCACCCGTACACCCTGGTCTGCCGCAACGACCTGGCCATCGCCGAACGGCGGCTCGGCGACCTGCAGAAGGCCCGCGACTGGATCCGGCCGACGGTCCCGGAGCTGGTCGAGGTGCTGCGGCCGGATCATCCGTACACGCTCTCCGCGCAGATGAACCTGGCCATCTGCGAGGCCGAGCCGTCCGAGGGCGGCGCCGGGCCGGAGGTGGCACGCGCCATGCTGCTGGCGATCGCCGCCGACATGCGCCGGGTGTTCGGGCCGGAGCATCCCAACACCTTCCGGCACGAGGCGAACCTGGCCCTGGTCGAGGAGGTGCTCGGGCTGGAGGCCGCCGACGAGCGGCTCGCCGCGCTGCGGGAGCGGGTGGTGCTGCGGCTCGGCGACACGCATCCGATCGTGAGCGGCCTGGATCGGCGCCGGTACCTGTACCGGATCATCGACCCGCACCAGTTCTAG
- a CDS encoding AAC(3) family N-acetyltransferase, whose protein sequence is MTGRTAAGRAAAGRTVAGRTAAGRTVAGRTGPVVTHAALVADLIALGAGKEPGASNELGGAFLVHCSMRRIGWIDGGPATLLAALRDVCGPAATIVVPSQTPDNSLTSPVHRDATAGMSDAARAAYVAAMPGFDPRTTPSYGVGVFAEHVRSHPDALRSRHPQTSFAALGPAAAEIVGEHDLDCHLGERSPLAALYRLGATVLLLGVGVDKCTALHLAEYRLPQPAQTMRYSCFVTENGQRELRQFDAVKLDDSDFGTAGDDLLRHSWATTGRVGDAEAHLFPMAPAVDRARDWFTVNRR, encoded by the coding sequence ATGACCGGCCGGACCGCCGCCGGCAGGGCCGCCGCCGGCCGGACCGTGGCCGGCCGGACCGCCGCTGGCAGGACCGTGGCCGGCAGGACCGGCCCGGTCGTCACCCACGCGGCCCTGGTCGCCGATCTCATCGCGCTGGGCGCCGGAAAGGAGCCGGGCGCGAGCAACGAGCTGGGCGGCGCCTTCCTCGTCCACTGCTCGATGCGGCGGATCGGCTGGATCGACGGCGGCCCGGCGACGCTGCTCGCCGCGCTGCGCGACGTGTGCGGCCCGGCGGCGACGATCGTGGTGCCGTCGCAGACCCCGGACAACTCGCTGACCAGCCCGGTCCACCGCGATGCCACGGCCGGGATGAGCGACGCCGCCCGCGCGGCGTACGTGGCCGCCATGCCGGGCTTCGACCCGCGAACCACCCCGTCGTACGGCGTCGGCGTCTTCGCCGAACACGTCCGCTCGCACCCGGACGCGCTGCGCAGCCGGCACCCGCAGACCTCCTTCGCCGCGCTCGGGCCGGCCGCCGCGGAGATCGTCGGCGAGCACGACCTGGACTGCCACCTGGGTGAGCGGTCGCCGCTGGCGGCGCTCTACCGGCTCGGCGCCACCGTGCTGCTGCTCGGCGTCGGCGTGGACAAGTGCACGGCGCTGCACCTCGCCGAGTACCGGCTTCCGCAGCCCGCGCAGACCATGCGGTACTCCTGCTTCGTGACCGAGAACGGTCAGCGCGAGCTGCGGCAGTTCGACGCGGTGAAGCTCGACGACAGCGACTTCGGCACGGCCGGGGACGATCTGCTGCGGCACTCCTGGGCGACCACCGGACGGGTGGGTGACGCCGAGGCGCACCTGTTCCCGATGGCGCCGGCGGTGGACCGCGCACGCGATTGGTTCACCGTAAACCGCCGCTGA
- a CDS encoding FxsB family cyclophane-forming radical SAM/SPASM peptide maturase: MPGPAGDEAGGAHPLSQFVLKVHGRCDLKCDHCYVYEHADQSWMIKARAMSKDVARAAARRIADHAARWRIPHVRVVVHGGEPLLLGPAGLDQLITEIRTPIEAVTRLSLTMQTNGVRFSPAFGDVLKRHGVRVGVSLDGDREANDRHRRFANGSGSFDKVRAALALLRTPAYRELYAGLLCTIDIRNSPDRVYEALLAEQPPAVDFLLPHATWDNPPLRPDGDPTPYATWLSTIHRRWLADGRPMRIRLFDGLHSTARGGPSGSEQLGADTVDMVVIETGGEYEQADSVKTAYDGAPATGLSVLTDSVDDVSRLRPIAIRQHGVAGLSEICRSCPVVQQCAGGLYAHRFRSGHGFDNPSAYCADLRVLIDRTNEETRMHEANAKPEDTGPADVIDQIASGFGDEATITWLTEQERSVTRALVAATIEQHGETAGWRALTDLEKGHAGAVRHVLAHPYVRAWAVGMLRTGDAAGMPYLGGLAAAAAVHASVPVETDVRIDGGVVTLPTVGTLYWPEPITAAARIAADPGKLRLTGPDGVVLSVDLSQPGAAAHWQPARHIARDGWSVRIEDGDPARDCHGWTPAGRLDDRAVAQWRDSLTAAWRLIDTELPEYAPALRAGLKVIMPLEPDPAGRQRASTAMDAFGSLSAAPVGPAELAVLLVHEFQHAKLGALLDLYDLHDPDSDARITVGWKTETRPVEAALQGVYAHAAVADVWRRRVGGDPRAAELYAMYHRWTVDAIAALRETGALTPLGVEFVDRMAATVRSWPS; this comes from the coding sequence ATGCCCGGCCCGGCGGGCGATGAGGCCGGCGGAGCACATCCGCTGAGCCAGTTCGTTCTGAAGGTCCACGGCCGGTGCGACCTGAAGTGCGACCATTGCTACGTCTACGAACATGCCGACCAAAGCTGGATGATCAAGGCCCGGGCCATGTCGAAGGACGTCGCCCGGGCCGCTGCCCGCCGGATCGCCGACCATGCGGCCCGCTGGCGGATCCCCCACGTCCGGGTCGTCGTGCACGGCGGTGAGCCACTGCTCCTCGGCCCCGCCGGGCTCGATCAGCTGATCACCGAGATCCGCACGCCGATCGAGGCGGTCACCAGGCTCTCGCTGACCATGCAGACAAACGGTGTCCGATTCAGCCCAGCCTTCGGCGACGTCCTCAAGCGGCACGGCGTCCGGGTGGGCGTCTCGCTCGACGGCGACCGGGAAGCCAACGACAGGCATCGGAGGTTCGCCAACGGGTCGGGCAGCTTCGACAAGGTCCGTGCCGCGCTCGCGCTGCTGCGCACCCCGGCCTACCGCGAGCTGTACGCCGGCCTGCTCTGCACGATCGACATCCGCAACTCCCCGGACCGGGTCTACGAGGCGCTGCTGGCCGAGCAGCCGCCCGCCGTCGACTTCCTCCTACCGCACGCGACCTGGGACAACCCGCCGCTGCGCCCGGACGGCGACCCCACCCCGTACGCGACCTGGCTCTCCACGATCCACCGCCGCTGGCTGGCCGACGGCCGCCCGATGCGGATCCGGCTCTTCGACGGCCTGCACTCCACCGCGCGGGGCGGGCCGAGCGGCAGCGAGCAGCTCGGCGCGGACACCGTCGACATGGTCGTGATCGAGACCGGCGGGGAGTACGAGCAGGCCGACTCGGTGAAGACCGCCTACGACGGCGCTCCCGCGACCGGCCTCAGCGTCCTCACCGACAGCGTCGACGACGTCTCCCGGCTGCGGCCGATCGCGATCCGGCAGCACGGCGTCGCCGGCCTCAGTGAGATCTGCCGGTCCTGCCCGGTCGTCCAGCAGTGCGCCGGGGGCCTCTACGCGCACCGCTTCCGCAGCGGCCACGGCTTCGACAACCCCTCGGCGTACTGCGCCGACCTGCGCGTCCTGATCGACCGGACCAACGAGGAGACCCGGATGCACGAGGCGAACGCCAAACCGGAGGACACCGGCCCGGCCGACGTGATCGACCAGATCGCCTCGGGCTTCGGCGACGAGGCGACGATCACCTGGCTGACCGAGCAGGAGCGGTCGGTCACCCGTGCGCTGGTCGCCGCCACGATCGAGCAGCACGGCGAGACGGCCGGCTGGCGGGCGCTCACCGACCTGGAGAAGGGGCACGCCGGGGCGGTCCGGCACGTGCTGGCCCATCCGTACGTGCGGGCCTGGGCGGTCGGCATGCTGCGGACCGGCGACGCCGCCGGGATGCCCTACCTGGGCGGGCTCGCCGCCGCCGCGGCCGTGCACGCGAGCGTGCCGGTGGAGACCGACGTGCGCATCGACGGCGGCGTGGTCACGCTGCCCACCGTCGGCACGCTGTACTGGCCGGAGCCGATCACGGCCGCCGCCCGCATCGCCGCCGACCCCGGCAAGCTGCGGCTCACCGGCCCGGACGGCGTGGTGCTCAGCGTCGACCTGTCCCAGCCCGGGGCGGCAGCGCACTGGCAGCCGGCCCGGCACATCGCCCGGGACGGCTGGAGCGTCCGGATCGAGGACGGGGACCCGGCCCGCGACTGCCACGGCTGGACGCCGGCCGGCCGGCTCGACGACCGGGCCGTCGCGCAGTGGCGGGACTCGCTGACGGCCGCCTGGCGCCTGATCGACACGGAGCTGCCGGAGTACGCCCCAGCGCTGCGGGCCGGACTGAAAGTGATCATGCCGCTGGAGCCCGATCCGGCCGGGCGGCAGCGGGCGTCCACCGCGATGGACGCGTTCGGTTCGCTCTCCGCCGCGCCGGTCGGCCCGGCCGAGCTCGCCGTCCTGCTGGTGCACGAGTTCCAGCACGCCAAGCTCGGCGCCCTGCTCGACCTCTACGACCTGCACGACCCCGACTCGGACGCGCGGATCACCGTGGGCTGGAAGACCGAGACCCGGCCGGTCGAGGCCGCCCTGCAGGGCGTCTACGCGCACGCCGCGGTGGCCGACGTGTGGCGCCGCCGGGTGGGCGGCGATCCGCGGGCCGCCGAGTTGTACGCGATGTACCACCGCTGGACCGTCGACGCCATCGCCGCGCTGCGGGAGACCGGCGCCCTGACCCCGCTCGGCGTCGAGTTCGTCGATCGGATGGCCGCAACCGTGCGTTCGTGGCCCTCATGA
- the fxsA gene encoding FxSxx-COOH cyclophane-containing RiPP peptide → MNTEVATPDNLVGPLAVINETPLREIRAEHASRVVRRIVDKESLLKRLDVAAFQSAH, encoded by the coding sequence GTGAACACCGAAGTCGCGACCCCGGACAACCTGGTCGGGCCGCTGGCCGTCATCAATGAGACTCCCCTGCGGGAGATCCGGGCCGAGCACGCCAGCCGCGTGGTCCGCCGGATCGTCGACAAGGAGTCCCTCCTCAAGCGGCTGGATGTGGCCGCTTTCCAGTCAGCACACTGA
- a CDS encoding DMT family transporter: MRLERMGPLLCLLSAVCFGALGIFGKLAFEAGVSPGALLLVRFGLAAMLLGTVLLIRRAAGTAPPGIKTTARVLAVALGLGAVGYAGQATLYFEALHRMDASLLSLVFYSYPLLVTVAAVVLGRDRLTAGKAGALLAASAGVLLVLLGAGGVRIDPAGVILAFGSAITYTAYILISDRVVRRVPPMLLTTLVLTGAAVALAIRAGVAGGVGLGFGVDGWLWLTCIVVVSTVLPILAFFAGLRRTGPSAAAILSTAEPVVTTALATLLLPEKLTITQLTGGLLVLSSVVILQMGASRIARPSESLSSARFAK; the protein is encoded by the coding sequence GTGAGGCTCGAACGCATGGGTCCGCTCCTCTGTCTGCTCTCAGCGGTCTGCTTCGGCGCGCTCGGCATCTTCGGCAAGCTCGCGTTCGAGGCGGGCGTCTCCCCGGGCGCGCTGCTGCTGGTCCGTTTCGGCCTGGCCGCGATGCTGCTCGGCACCGTGCTCCTGATCCGGCGAGCAGCCGGGACCGCCCCTCCCGGGATCAAGACCACGGCCAGGGTTCTGGCCGTCGCGCTCGGGCTGGGCGCGGTGGGGTACGCGGGCCAGGCGACCCTCTATTTCGAAGCGCTCCACCGGATGGACGCGTCGCTGCTGTCGCTGGTCTTCTACTCGTATCCACTGCTGGTGACCGTCGCGGCGGTCGTGCTGGGCCGGGATCGGCTGACGGCCGGCAAGGCGGGGGCGTTGCTCGCCGCCTCCGCCGGGGTGCTGCTGGTGCTGCTCGGCGCGGGCGGCGTGCGGATCGACCCGGCCGGCGTGATCCTGGCGTTCGGCTCGGCGATCACCTACACCGCCTACATCCTGATCTCCGATCGGGTGGTCCGGCGGGTCCCGCCGATGCTGCTCACCACCCTGGTCCTGACCGGCGCGGCGGTGGCTCTCGCGATCCGCGCGGGCGTCGCCGGCGGCGTCGGCCTCGGGTTCGGCGTGGACGGTTGGCTGTGGCTCACCTGCATCGTGGTGGTCTCCACAGTGCTGCCGATCCTGGCGTTCTTCGCCGGTCTACGCCGGACGGGACCCTCGGCCGCGGCGATCCTGTCCACCGCCGAGCCGGTGGTGACCACCGCGCTGGCGACGCTCCTGTTGCCCGAGAAATTGACGATTACGCAGCTCACGGGTGGTCTTCTCGTGCTCTCGTCGGTCGTCATCCTCCAAATGGGAGCTTCCCGTATCGCGCGGCCCTCGGAATCACTATCATCAGCGCGATTCGCGAAGTAA